The following are encoded in a window of Sutcliffiella horikoshii genomic DNA:
- a CDS encoding PucR family transcriptional regulator: MKTMLSLQEIMKRKQFEKSEVVAGKQGIHRQVKWVHVVEITNIEKLLNGQELILSTGVSFGNNMEKFKSFVQQLINCQAAGLCIEKGAYIPSIPQEIINLANAQAFPLILFHQEVSFVDITQDIHSVLINQQYQMISQLESYSQTLNKKLLTITHEMQILHYLQEHLETQIIYENKSGERFFIPDVPIHERKKIVCSMNADLLKERYLRESVQVMDKQHGIIHILSHDRVLSEFDHLLLDRTITALAQHILRGLYVEEKRRLEESEWLRSWLEGGQSKESIRDFLGRNEAVFHKGGVVLLCKKKNQHAPALDKTYLTLLFRSIFEQQGFSVFFTEMKNTLTVILINRREEKGWKDRLSEGVANILGKQKDSKGNYSLRFAVGKYVLPLDQLSKSYQSSWEAMQIQEQLLKDEYFSFFEDLHIYRLISFMQKHHDLRDFVMEYLEPVIIYDQKHNGKLLETLKIYLSCNGSKKETASKLYIVRQTLYHRIQKLESLLGEDFMTSEKRLVIEFMVMVYEYLNTTNSYLDGDSKTFSF, encoded by the coding sequence ATGAAAACCATGTTGTCCCTACAGGAGATCATGAAGCGGAAGCAATTTGAAAAATCTGAGGTAGTCGCAGGGAAACAAGGCATCCACCGTCAAGTAAAATGGGTGCATGTCGTGGAAATCACCAATATAGAAAAGTTGTTGAATGGACAAGAACTAATTTTATCCACTGGGGTTTCTTTTGGAAATAATATGGAGAAATTTAAGTCGTTTGTTCAGCAGCTTATAAACTGTCAGGCTGCCGGATTGTGTATTGAAAAAGGTGCCTATATCCCCTCCATCCCACAAGAAATCATTAACTTAGCTAATGCACAAGCATTCCCTCTCATCCTCTTTCATCAGGAAGTGTCATTTGTAGATATTACGCAAGATATTCATTCTGTGTTGATTAACCAGCAATATCAAATGATCTCTCAACTCGAAAGTTACTCTCAAACGTTGAACAAGAAACTTTTGACCATTACCCATGAAATGCAAATACTACATTATTTGCAAGAACATTTGGAAACTCAAATTATATATGAAAATAAATCGGGAGAAAGGTTCTTCATACCGGACGTTCCTATTCACGAGCGGAAAAAAATCGTATGCTCGATGAATGCTGATCTTTTGAAAGAAAGGTACTTAAGGGAGTCTGTTCAAGTAATGGACAAGCAACATGGCATCATACATATTCTTTCTCACGACCGTGTGTTGAGCGAGTTCGATCATTTACTATTAGATCGAACCATCACAGCGCTTGCTCAGCATATTTTAAGAGGATTGTATGTGGAGGAGAAAAGAAGACTTGAAGAAAGCGAGTGGCTTCGCAGTTGGCTTGAAGGTGGTCAGAGCAAAGAATCCATCCGGGATTTCCTTGGTCGAAATGAGGCTGTTTTTCATAAAGGCGGAGTGGTACTTCTTTGTAAAAAGAAAAACCAACATGCCCCGGCGCTGGACAAAACTTATTTAACCCTTTTATTTCGCTCCATCTTTGAACAACAAGGTTTCTCTGTGTTCTTTACAGAAATGAAAAATACGCTAACGGTCATTCTTATAAACAGAAGAGAGGAGAAAGGTTGGAAGGATAGGCTATCTGAAGGAGTAGCCAACATTCTCGGCAAACAAAAGGACTCCAAAGGAAATTATTCACTCCGTTTTGCTGTTGGGAAATATGTTCTGCCTCTTGATCAACTATCCAAAAGTTATCAGTCTTCATGGGAGGCTATGCAAATTCAGGAGCAACTGTTGAAGGATGAATATTTCTCCTTTTTTGAGGACCTTCATATTTACCGCTTGATTTCTTTCATGCAAAAACATCATGATCTTCGTGATTTTGTCATGGAATATTTGGAGCCTGTCATTATTTATGATCAAAAGCATAATGGGAAGCTTCTTGAGACGTTGAAGATCTATCTCTCCTGCAATGGTTCTAAAAAAGAGACGGCAAGTAAGCTCTATATTGTTAGACAGACTCTCTATCATCGGATCCAAAAACTTGAAAGCTTACTTGGGGAGGACTTCATGACTTCTGAAAAAAGGCTTGTGATTGAGTTCATGGTAATGGTATATGAATATTTGAACACAACCAATTCGTATTTAGACGGAGATAGTAAAACATTTAGTTTTTAA
- the preA gene encoding NAD-dependent dihydropyrimidine dehydrogenase subunit PreA — MADLSINLAGIKAPNPFWLASAPPTNSGYQVQRAFEAGWGGAVWKTLGDPIINVSSRFAAVSFNGQRVAGFNNIELITDRPLEVNLREIEETKKKFPDRAVIASLMVEPKQEKWHEIVKKVEAVGVDGLELNFGCPHGMAERGMGSASGQVPDLVEKQTYWAKEAANTPVIVKLTPNITDITVTAEAAVRGGADAVSMINTINSLAGVDLDSWNTIPHVGGKGAHGGYCGPAVKPIALNMVGECARNPRINVPISGMGGVSNWQNAVEFMLMGATGVQICTAAMHHGFRIVEDMLDGLNNYLDEKGIARVMDLVGKSVPKYSDWGNLDLNYKIVARINQDTCINCNKCHIACEDTSHQCIDMLKDSSGKSYLQVREEDCVGCNLCSIVCPVEDAITMVELPHEQPPMTWNDRQSALGLLKQCEVDTVK, encoded by the coding sequence TTGGCAGATCTATCAATAAATTTGGCAGGTATTAAAGCACCTAATCCATTCTGGCTCGCTTCAGCACCGCCAACTAATTCGGGATATCAGGTGCAGCGTGCTTTTGAAGCAGGGTGGGGAGGCGCTGTATGGAAGACGCTTGGTGATCCGATTATTAATGTGTCTTCTCGGTTTGCTGCAGTCAGTTTTAATGGACAGAGAGTAGCGGGTTTCAACAATATTGAGCTCATTACCGACAGACCTTTAGAAGTGAACTTAAGAGAAATAGAAGAAACCAAAAAGAAGTTTCCAGATCGAGCGGTCATTGCCTCTTTGATGGTAGAACCAAAACAAGAAAAATGGCATGAAATTGTGAAAAAGGTGGAAGCGGTAGGAGTGGATGGACTGGAGTTGAACTTCGGCTGTCCGCACGGAATGGCTGAAAGGGGAATGGGTTCTGCATCCGGTCAGGTTCCGGACCTTGTCGAAAAGCAAACCTATTGGGCAAAAGAAGCAGCAAATACACCTGTCATCGTTAAATTGACACCAAACATCACCGACATCACAGTGACGGCAGAGGCAGCAGTTAGAGGAGGAGCGGACGCTGTCAGTATGATCAATACAATCAACAGCCTCGCTGGTGTGGATCTTGATAGTTGGAACACTATACCTCATGTGGGCGGTAAAGGGGCCCATGGCGGGTATTGCGGGCCAGCTGTAAAACCAATCGCACTGAATATGGTGGGGGAATGTGCAAGAAACCCAAGAATAAATGTTCCGATCTCCGGAATGGGCGGTGTCTCTAACTGGCAAAATGCGGTGGAGTTTATGCTAATGGGGGCAACTGGTGTTCAAATCTGTACCGCAGCTATGCATCATGGATTCCGAATTGTGGAAGACATGTTGGATGGGCTGAATAATTACCTAGATGAAAAAGGAATTGCCAGGGTGATGGACCTTGTAGGAAAATCTGTACCGAAATATTCGGACTGGGGAAATCTTGATTTGAACTACAAGATTGTGGCAAGAATCAATCAGGATACCTGTATTAACTGCAATAAATGCCATATCGCCTGTGAAGATACTTCCCACCAGTGTATTGATATGTTGAAGGATTCCTCAGGAAAATCATATTTGCAAGTAAGAGAAGAAGATTGTGTAGGGTGTAACCTTTGCTCTATTGTCTGCCCGGTGGAAGACGCTATCACCATGGTGGAGCTGCCACATGAACAACCGCCAATGACATGGAATGACAGGCAATCTGCTCTTGGTTTATTGAAACAATGCGAAGTGGATACGGTTAAATAA
- a CDS encoding nitrilase-related carbon-nitrogen hydrolase encodes MSDKVMIGLIQASNDVDGSEAVAVHKKAAIEKHINLVRDAKAKGAQIICLQEIFYGPYFCSEQNAKWYEAAEEIPNGPTTKLFQDLAKELGVVIVLPIYEREGIATYYNTAAVIDADGKYLGKYRKQHIPQVGVGDQGHGFWEKFYFKPGNLGYPIFDTAYAKVGVYICYDRHFPEGARLLGLKGAEIVFNPSATVAGLSEYLWKLEQPAHAVANGYYVGAINRVGVEGPWKMGEFYGQSYLVDPRGSFVSIGSRDQDEVIIGEMNKKLIREVRDVWQFYRDRRPETYEEMTALLP; translated from the coding sequence ATGTCCGACAAAGTGATGATAGGTTTAATTCAAGCATCCAATGATGTGGATGGTTCGGAGGCCGTTGCGGTCCATAAAAAGGCGGCTATCGAAAAGCATATCAACCTTGTTAGAGATGCAAAAGCGAAGGGCGCGCAGATTATCTGTCTTCAGGAAATCTTTTATGGTCCATACTTTTGCAGTGAACAGAATGCCAAGTGGTACGAGGCTGCCGAGGAAATACCGAATGGTCCTACAACAAAACTATTCCAAGACCTTGCAAAGGAGCTTGGTGTAGTAATAGTCCTTCCAATCTATGAGCGAGAAGGCATTGCCACGTATTACAACACGGCAGCAGTAATTGATGCAGATGGCAAGTATCTCGGAAAATACCGTAAACAACATATTCCTCAAGTTGGGGTAGGAGATCAAGGCCACGGCTTCTGGGAAAAATTTTATTTCAAACCGGGCAACCTTGGATATCCGATTTTTGATACAGCATATGCAAAAGTTGGTGTGTACATATGCTATGACAGACATTTTCCTGAGGGTGCAAGACTGCTTGGTTTAAAAGGTGCTGAAATCGTCTTTAACCCTTCCGCTACAGTGGCCGGTCTCTCAGAATACTTATGGAAATTGGAGCAACCTGCACATGCAGTGGCAAATGGCTATTATGTCGGTGCCATCAACAGGGTTGGGGTGGAAGGTCCATGGAAAATGGGCGAGTTTTATGGACAGTCCTATCTGGTTGACCCAAGAGGATCCTTCGTTTCCATCGGCAGCAGAGATCAAGACGAAGTAATCATTGGTGAAATGAACAAAAAATTAATCCGTGAAGTGAGAGATGTGTGGCAATTTTACCGTGACAGAAGACCGGAGACATATGAAGAAATGACCGCACTTTTGCCGTAA
- a CDS encoding NCS1 family transporter, with protein MKKNESYLKSPDLLPISHANRKIGTVGFAVMWVGMAVVLAAFAIGGAGVQSLSLGWVIVATIIGSVAIGLFMTITGDIGIEHGLSFPVYMRAPFGTIGTHIPSIIRGLAASFWFGINTYFGATAMNAILFTLTGFDNWFVCFLIFAAVQLLNTALGIKAVERFADLAAPIIIIISAWMYTTLSDRALDQGREVWSWIESPVTGGAAVTAFLIVIFSNMGFWATLAADIPSISRFIKAPKYERNWLKRNKSSIVGSVIALPITQTFMVAIGGVSYIAVSNYDPVVALQEAASGIVLGVLLLMIIFAQWSTNASANLIPAATIFSNVGGPKVPFWAGVVIAGIVGSVVQPWNLFGILIPVLLVVGGILSAIVGILFADYYLLRKRRVNVHDLYENNGQFKYTKGFNLAGFISWFVGGAAAYYLANYSFIVGFVVGGGLYYILAKYWYFKKYQQAEIEDPDDEKYLGITVGRDWVILDEAETYDEPKELSS; from the coding sequence ATGAAAAAGAATGAAAGTTACTTAAAATCGCCAGACCTACTCCCAATCTCTCACGCAAACAGAAAAATCGGCACAGTCGGATTTGCAGTCATGTGGGTCGGGATGGCAGTCGTACTCGCTGCCTTTGCAATAGGAGGAGCAGGCGTACAAAGCTTATCGCTTGGCTGGGTAATCGTTGCTACCATCATCGGTAGCGTAGCCATTGGATTGTTCATGACCATTACAGGGGATATAGGAATTGAACACGGACTCTCTTTCCCGGTTTATATGCGGGCACCATTCGGAACGATAGGAACACATATCCCTTCTATCATCCGTGGCTTGGCGGCATCCTTTTGGTTTGGTATCAACACCTACTTTGGCGCCACCGCCATGAATGCCATACTATTTACACTAACAGGATTTGATAACTGGTTTGTGTGTTTTCTCATTTTTGCAGCTGTTCAACTACTTAATACCGCACTTGGCATTAAAGCGGTTGAGCGCTTTGCTGATCTTGCAGCACCAATCATAATCATCATTTCTGCCTGGATGTACACCACCCTATCTGATAGAGCACTGGATCAAGGCAGGGAAGTATGGTCGTGGATCGAAAGCCCGGTAACAGGAGGAGCTGCCGTAACAGCTTTCCTGATAGTCATATTCAGTAACATGGGATTCTGGGCAACATTGGCAGCAGATATTCCATCTATCTCGCGTTTCATTAAAGCACCTAAATATGAACGAAACTGGTTAAAACGAAACAAATCCAGCATTGTCGGAAGCGTCATTGCCTTGCCGATTACACAAACATTCATGGTAGCCATCGGCGGTGTTTCATATATTGCCGTATCAAACTATGATCCTGTTGTCGCGTTGCAGGAGGCAGCCAGTGGAATTGTTCTAGGTGTTCTTTTATTAATGATTATTTTTGCCCAATGGTCTACCAATGCTTCAGCCAACCTTATCCCGGCTGCAACCATTTTTTCCAATGTTGGAGGTCCAAAAGTTCCGTTCTGGGCTGGTGTTGTCATCGCTGGGATAGTAGGTTCTGTTGTTCAACCTTGGAACCTTTTTGGAATATTAATTCCGGTTTTATTGGTTGTTGGGGGAATTCTTTCAGCAATCGTGGGGATTCTGTTTGCGGATTACTATTTATTGAGGAAACGCCGCGTGAACGTGCATGATCTTTATGAAAACAATGGTCAGTTCAAATATACAAAAGGCTTTAATCTAGCAGGATTTATTTCTTGGTTTGTAGGAGGAGCGGCAGCATACTATCTTGCAAACTATTCGTTTATTGTCGGTTTTGTAGTGGGTGGGGGTCTATATTATATTCTTGCAAAATATTGGTACTTTAAAAAGTATCAGCAGGCTGAAATTGAGGATCCTGATGATGAGAAGTATCTTGGAATTACAGTTGGTAGAGACTGGGTTATCTTGGACGAAGCGGAAACTTATGACGAACCAAAAGAACTTTCAAGTTAA
- the hydA gene encoding dihydropyrimidinase: MAAKKLIKNGIIVTASDQYEADILIDGETISSIGLNLSSADAEVIDAKGCYIFPGAIDPHTHLDMPFGGTVTKDDFESGTMAAAFGGTTSIIDFCLTEKGRPLKDAIKTWHEKSKDKAVIDYSFHLMIGEMNETVMKELPQVIEKEGITSFKVFMAYKNVFQADDATLFHTLKAAKDLGALVMVHAENGDVIDYLTKEALENGNTDPIYHALTRPPEVEGEATGRAAQLTSLADSQLYVVHVSCAEAVEKIAEARNKGVEIWGETCPQYLALDKSYLEKPNFEGAKYVWSPPLRDKWHQEVLWNALKSGQLQTLGSDQCSFDFEGQKTLGKGDFTKIPNGGPMIEDRVSILFSEGVKKGRISINQFVDIVSTRVAKLFGMFPKKGTISVGADADIVIFDPNHERVISATTHHMAVDYNAFEGMKITGEPVSVLVRGDFVVRDKQFVGKAGSGQYIKRNRYGAASQLKQNETLSI; this comes from the coding sequence ATGGCAGCAAAAAAACTAATAAAGAACGGAATCATTGTGACAGCAAGCGACCAGTATGAAGCAGATATTTTAATTGACGGGGAAACGATCTCTTCTATCGGACTCAACCTTTCCTCAGCGGATGCGGAAGTGATTGATGCGAAAGGCTGTTATATCTTTCCTGGTGCGATTGATCCTCATACACACTTGGATATGCCCTTTGGGGGAACTGTTACAAAAGATGATTTTGAAAGTGGAACAATGGCCGCAGCTTTTGGAGGAACGACATCCATCATTGATTTTTGCCTTACAGAAAAGGGTCGTCCACTTAAAGATGCGATTAAAACTTGGCATGAGAAGTCAAAGGATAAAGCGGTTATCGACTATAGCTTTCATTTAATGATTGGTGAAATGAATGAAACGGTCATGAAGGAGCTTCCACAAGTAATTGAAAAAGAAGGCATCACTTCTTTTAAAGTATTTATGGCTTATAAAAATGTGTTCCAGGCAGATGATGCAACCCTCTTTCATACGTTAAAGGCGGCGAAGGACCTTGGTGCTCTTGTCATGGTTCACGCAGAAAATGGAGATGTTATTGATTACTTAACAAAGGAAGCATTGGAAAACGGAAATACAGACCCAATTTACCATGCCTTAACAAGGCCTCCTGAAGTGGAAGGGGAAGCAACTGGAAGGGCTGCCCAACTTACTTCGCTTGCAGATTCTCAGCTTTATGTGGTTCATGTGTCCTGTGCTGAAGCGGTAGAGAAGATTGCCGAAGCAAGAAACAAAGGGGTGGAAATCTGGGGAGAAACCTGTCCGCAATACTTGGCTCTTGATAAAAGCTATTTAGAAAAACCGAACTTTGAAGGTGCCAAATATGTCTGGTCCCCTCCTTTGCGTGATAAATGGCATCAAGAAGTTTTATGGAATGCCTTAAAAAGCGGTCAGCTTCAGACACTTGGCTCTGATCAATGCTCGTTTGACTTTGAAGGACAAAAAACGCTAGGAAAAGGTGACTTTACAAAAATACCAAATGGAGGGCCGATGATCGAAGACAGGGTCAGCATTCTGTTTTCAGAAGGTGTGAAAAAAGGGCGGATATCCATCAATCAGTTCGTCGACATTGTTTCCACAAGAGTCGCAAAGCTTTTTGGAATGTTTCCAAAAAAAGGCACCATTTCCGTTGGAGCTGATGCCGATATCGTCATTTTTGACCCGAACCATGAAAGGGTGATATCCGCTACGACCCACCATATGGCTGTTGATTATAATGCATTTGAAGGAATGAAAATCACCGGTGAACCTGTTTCTGTACTCGTGCGAGGTGACTTTGTCGTTCGAGATAAGCAATTTGTCGGTAAAGCAGGAAGCGGGCAATATATTAAACGCAACAGATATGGAGCAGCATCCCAACTGAAACAGAACGAGACCTTGTCCATCTAA
- a CDS encoding NAD(P)-dependent oxidoreductase: MKRIDLEDLTVNFMEAKPGLTDREALEEANRCLYCYDAPCIVACPTSIDIPSFIKKIASGNLKGSAKTIMSANPVGASCSRVCPTEELCEGACVLNHHTKPIAIGDLQRYATDWAIRNEQVLFQKGKSNGKKVAIVGGGPAGLSAARELALLGFQVTIFEAEKEAGGLNTYGIVSFRLPKSVSFWEVEQVKSLDVEIRTNTRVGVDISVDDILTHYDGVILAVGMASVPMLGIDGENLNGVYDAIDFVKETKTTSITDKFKGKNVVVIGAGNTAIDGATCSVRLGAENVKILYRRTQEEMTAYDFEYEFAKQDGVEFRWLTAPSKIIGNEKGEVTAIECVRMELGAPGADGRRRPMKVDGSEFTLQVDAVIKAIGQTRYTNLIEQFGLIHDDGVVKIDKRTHQTSNDKIFACGDVVFGKGQGEAMVVTAAEQGKLTAYALYEKFVKNKVETA, encoded by the coding sequence ATGAAACGAATTGATTTAGAAGATTTAACGGTGAATTTTATGGAAGCAAAACCTGGTCTAACAGATCGGGAAGCGTTGGAGGAGGCTAACCGCTGTTTATATTGCTACGATGCACCTTGTATTGTAGCGTGCCCGACAAGTATTGATATTCCTTCTTTTATCAAAAAAATTGCTTCAGGTAACTTAAAAGGTTCCGCCAAAACAATTATGAGTGCCAATCCTGTCGGAGCAAGCTGTTCGAGGGTATGCCCGACGGAGGAGTTGTGTGAAGGGGCATGCGTTCTTAATCATCATACAAAACCAATTGCAATAGGCGATCTTCAACGCTATGCAACAGACTGGGCCATTCGAAACGAGCAGGTTCTTTTCCAAAAAGGGAAATCCAACGGAAAAAAAGTAGCGATTGTCGGTGGGGGGCCAGCGGGGCTTTCTGCAGCTCGTGAACTGGCTCTACTTGGATTTCAAGTCACTATTTTTGAAGCAGAGAAAGAAGCAGGAGGCCTGAATACGTATGGAATTGTTTCCTTCCGCCTACCTAAAAGTGTTTCTTTTTGGGAAGTGGAACAGGTTAAAAGCTTAGATGTGGAGATACGAACCAATACAAGAGTGGGAGTGGACATATCAGTAGATGATATTCTGACTCACTATGATGGTGTTATTTTAGCTGTCGGCATGGCCAGTGTCCCGATGCTAGGTATTGACGGCGAAAATCTAAATGGAGTGTATGATGCCATTGATTTTGTAAAAGAAACAAAAACCACTAGCATTACAGATAAATTCAAAGGGAAAAATGTCGTGGTCATTGGTGCCGGAAATACTGCAATCGATGGTGCGACATGTTCAGTTCGGCTTGGTGCAGAAAATGTAAAAATTCTTTATCGCAGGACGCAAGAAGAGATGACTGCTTATGACTTTGAGTATGAGTTTGCAAAGCAGGATGGTGTAGAATTCCGCTGGCTTACAGCGCCAAGTAAAATTATCGGAAACGAAAAAGGCGAAGTCACGGCCATTGAATGCGTAAGAATGGAGCTTGGGGCGCCTGGGGCTGACGGTAGAAGAAGACCAATGAAAGTGGATGGTTCCGAATTCACATTGCAAGTTGATGCTGTCATTAAGGCAATCGGTCAGACCAGATACACCAATCTTATAGAGCAATTCGGTCTCATTCATGACGATGGAGTAGTGAAGATAGACAAACGTACCCATCAAACCTCTAATGATAAAATATTTGCCTGTGGCGATGTCGTTTTCGGTAAGGGCCAAGGAGAGGCAATGGTGGTAACTGCTGCGGAACAAGGAAAACTCACAGCATATGCTCTGTATGAAAAATTTGTAAAAAACAAGGTGGAGACGGCCTGA